In Patescibacteria group bacterium, the sequence ATTAAAGTGGCCGTGTTTCGTGAAACCAGGGCAATTGAGTATGCCCGGTAGTAGAAATTCATCGCTACATTGCCACATCAGCTTTATCAGCTTAGTTTGAATAATGAATCATGAATCATGAATCATGAATTATGAATTATAAAATGGGAACTATGAATTATGAATAATGATACTTTATCAACGAATAACAGGGTTTCACTGCTTCATTGTCTCATTGTTTCATTGCTATGTCCTCCTGCCAATTTACTAATCTGTACTAATAATACTAATAAGATTGATTGGTGATTATTAGCAATAATTCATAAATTAGTAGGGTTCTGCGCCGGGTGGGCCCCGTTAGAGATTTGCGTCGGTTAATTCTTCATTCAATCATACCAAGACCATAGTCGGCTTCGCCCCGTCAAACGCGGCTTCGCCTTGGTTGAAAACTTATTCCGTCTGATTATCGCTGAATCTCTAACGGGGTGGACAACTTTTTAATTTCGCTTTATAATTTAGACAGCTTTATTATTTTTTGGGCTTGGTCGTCTTAATTAAATTTTTTTAAAAACATGAACAAAAAAGAACTGGCCGACAAGGTTGCGGAGCAGTTTGGCTTATCCAAAAGGCAAGCCGGAGAGATCGTTGACTTTGTTTTTGGCGATCTGATCAACACGGTCAGGTCTGGCAACGAAGCCTCTCTTGCCGGATTTGGCTCTTTTTCTTTGGCTTACCGCAGAGCAAGAAAAGGAATTAACCCGCGGACCGGAGAAAGAATTAACATCTCGGCAACCAGAGTGCCGAAGTTCAGGCCAGCCAAGGCCTTTAAAGAAGCGGTTAAATAAAACAGCTGGGGCTGGAAATTAAAAAGCGCTTAGTTTAAGCGCTTTTTAATTTTCCCGGTAGTAGATTCATTGCTTCATTGTCTCATTGTTACATTGCTATGTCCTCTTACCAATGTACTAATCAGTACTAATTATACTAATAAGATTGAACGGAGTTATTCGGTCAGCTCGAGATCAATCTTTTTTTCTTTTTTGTTTATCTGGCTGATTTTAAATTGATAAGTTTTTTCCGGCTTAAGCTCTTTTTCTGTTTCGCAGATTCCGTAGATATATTCATCTAAAGAAACCAAAACACCTTGCTGGATTGACTTAACCACCCTGCCCGGATAAGTTTCTCCTTTTAAATATTTTTTTTCAATTGATTCCCAGGGGTCCGGCTTAAGGGATTTTAGAGAAAGAAAAACCCGGTCATCGGCAATATTGATAATCTCGGCTTTGGTTTTGTCGCCGATCTGAAAATATTCAGCCGGATCTTCAACTAATTTGTGGTCAATTTCAGAGATGTGAATCAAGCCCTCCAGGGTCGGTTCGCCGAACTTAATAAAAGCGCCGAACGGAGCCAAGCCGGTGATCTCGCCTTCAACAATATCATTGATTTTGTATCGTGAAATTAAGTTCTGGAGCCTCTCTTGCTCCGCTTCTTTTTCGGAAAAAATTAATTTTCCTTCTTCCGGGCTAAAATCCAAAACCCTGACTTTTAATTCTTTGCCAACAAAAGACTTAAGCTCTTCTAAAATTTTTGCTTTATCCCCGCCCTCAACTCTTGGATAATGTTCAATAGAAAGTTGTGATACCGGCAAAAATCCCTCAACCTCTTCATACTGCATTAACAGCCCGCCTTGATTGGCTCCCGAAACCGGCAAAACCAGATCTTCTTTGCTGTTTTTGGCTGATTGGACTTTTTTCCAGCCGGCTTCTTTATCCGCTTGATTAAGCGAGAGTTCCCAAAATCCGTTTTCATCAACTAAACCGATGATTTTAGCGGCAACCTTATCTCCGGGATTGAGATTTTTGATTTTGTCTTGCGAGGACAAGAATTCCCGGCCTAAGATTATGCCGGTGCCTAACTCGCCCAAATCAACAAAAGCCATTCGCCGCTCTTTTTTCAAGAGTTCTCCCTCAACGATATCGTTGATACCCGGGACAACTTGTTTTTTAATTGTTTCTAAAACTTGTTGCATCTTGGTTAGAGTTATAATATAAAATAAAACAGTTAGAAAATCAATGATTAGTTCAGAACAAAAGATTCTTGAGTCTTTAAATCTCCAGCAAAGAGCCGCGGTTTTAAACCTGTCCGGCCCGATGATGATTATCGCCGGGCCCGGTTCGGGAAAAACCAAAA encodes:
- a CDS encoding HU family DNA-binding protein; translated protein: MNKKELADKVAEQFGLSKRQAGEIVDFVFGDLINTVRSGNEASLAGFGSFSLAYRRARKGINPRTGERINISATRVPKFRPAKAFKEAVK
- a CDS encoding S1 RNA-binding domain-containing protein, yielding MQQVLETIKKQVVPGINDIVEGELLKKERRMAFVDLGELGTGIILGREFLSSQDKIKNLNPGDKVAAKIIGLVDENGFWELSLNQADKEAGWKKVQSAKNSKEDLVLPVSGANQGGLLMQYEEVEGFLPVSQLSIEHYPRVEGGDKAKILEELKSFVGKELKVRVLDFSPEEGKLIFSEKEAEQERLQNLISRYKINDIVEGEITGLAPFGAFIKFGEPTLEGLIHISEIDHKLVEDPAEYFQIGDKTKAEIINIADDRVFLSLKSLKPDPWESIEKKYLKGETYPGRVVKSIQQGVLVSLDEYIYGICETEKELKPEKTYQFKISQINKKEKKIDLELTE